In the Lepidochelys kempii isolate rLepKem1 chromosome 3, rLepKem1.hap2, whole genome shotgun sequence genome, one interval contains:
- the LOC140908215 gene encoding E3 SUMO-protein ligase KIAA1586-like, with protein MSHLGVLGGKSLHISLEWRKCTIKTSGTDKKVLQASLRRKIKEHFESSSHLRVINILNESKKEPLTTVIDKVTEKNIAITSKIFNIVYSLVKRNRPMSDMEDEVELQIKNETDLGNSLHSRFSAIRIIEHIAELIRKQIFSKIIENSSKVCIIIDEISTISSKTVLVILIKCELQDSSPTIFLNLVELESTKTENIYNALRNILTDTGFDTEYLKKNLIRFCSDGASTMLGHKSGVATRLIQDFPNIIIWHCLNHRLQLALDDAINDINEISHFKIFLDKIYAIFHQSNKSLNLNKFLKSYILK; from the exons ATGTCACATTTGGGGGTCCTTGGAGGAAAAtctttacacatttctttggaaTGGCGAAAGTGTA ctattaaaacaTCTGGAACTGATAAAAAAGTTCTGCAAGCTTCATTAAGAAGAAAAATTAAGGAACATTTCGAATCAAGCTCTCATTTGAgagttataaatattttaaatgaatctaAAAAAGAACCTCTCACTACAGTGATTGATAAAgttactgaaaaaaatattgcaataaCCAGCAAAATTTTCAACATAGTTTACAGCTTAGTAAAAAGAAACCGACCAATGTCAGATATGGAGGATGAAGTAGAGCTACAAATTAAGAATGAAACTGATTTAGGGAACAGCCTACATTCTCGATTTTCGGCCATCAGAATCATAGAGCATATTGCTGAATTAATAAGAAAACAAATTTTTAGTAAAATCATTGAAAACAGTTCAAAGGTTTGTATTATTATTGATGAAATTTCTACAATTTCAAGTAAAACTGTGCTTGTAATTCTTATAAAATGTGAATTACAAGATTCTTCACCAACAATTTTTCTCAATTTAGTGGAATTAGAatcaacaaaaacagaaaatatttacaaTGCTTTGAGAAATATATTAACTGATACAGGATTTGACacagaatatttaaagaaaaatttaatCAGATTTTGTTCTGATGGCGCGAGCACCATGCTTGGACATAAATCTGGAGTTGCTACAAGACTCATCCAAGATTTTCCAAACATTATAATTTGGCATTGTTTGAATCATCGGCTACAACTGGCTTTAGATGATGCTATAAATGATATCAATGAAATAAGCCATTTCAAGATTTTTTTGGACAAGATTTATGCAATTTTTCATCAGTCAAATAAAAGTTTGAACTTAAACAAGTTTCTGAAGAGCTATATATTGAAATAA